The Entomobacter blattae nucleotide sequence GATAAAATATCTTCCCCCTCTTTAAAAGAAGCGCATCTTCCCTCTTCGGCATCGCTTCCAAAGGCTGTGTCTAATCGGCTCAATAAGAATCAGTGAAGAATGGGTCCATAACAAGAAAGGGGCATTATGCCCCTTTCTTGTTATGGAAGGTTGAAAATCCTTACTTTTCATCATAGACAAGAGATTCAAGGAACCAAAGTTGTTTTTCAATCCCACGGGAAATTTCTGTAAAGATATCAGCTGTATCCATATCCCCTGCCTCATCTGCTGCATCAATATTTTCACGGATAGACTGGGTAAAGGCTGCATAACGTTCAATCAGAGCATGGACATGGTCTGGAATTTTCAAAACGTTAGTAGGGTAGGTTGGAAGCTTACTTTTAGAAACATCTGGCACTGTGCCTAGAGCGATACCACCAAGGGCTGCAACACGCTCTGCCATAGTGTCATTAAAATTATCCAGCTCGCCTCTAAAAGTGTCCAGCATGGTGTGAACACCATAGAATGAGCTTCCCTTTATGTTCCAATGGGCTTGCTTAATGGTGAGGGCAAGGTCAATTCCATCAGCCAGTCGTGCATTAAGAAGTTGGATTGAAACAGTTTTGGTATTAGAAGGCAGTGAATTCCGTGTGGAACGCAATGAAGGCTTTGTTGTCATAATAAAAACAATCTCCAAGTTTTTTCAATTTTTAAATACAATACAAAGGAAAAGTAAACGATCACTCTTCCTTCTTGAAAAACGTAAACTTTGTTCAACCGTATGATCGGTATTATAAAGGTTCTTTCTTGTTTTTATAGATAGGCATTTTATTCTATCGTGAAAAGGGTATAGCTGGTTTTTCTTTAAAGGGTTAAGAAAATAAATAGCATAGACTATGACTGGACTGCCCAGAAAAGGGTCAAAATATGAAATATTCATTGAGGGCTCAGCGCGGCAGAGAAAAAGCAGCAGAGAAAAACAGGAAGTTGTTAAGGAAATTAGTGTGACAGTCGTTATCACAGGTGTGGCAGGGTTTATTGGGTTTCATGTTGCGCAAGCGCTTTTGGCGCATCACTATCGTGTTATCGGTGTCGATAATCTTGTTCCTTATTATGATCCTACCTTAAAAAAAGGCCGCCTGGAATTATTGCGCCGACATAAAAATTTTATTTTTAAAGAAATTGATGTTTCTTTAGCCGAGAATGTAAAGGCTATGGATCCTTACAAAAAGGATGTTCGTTTTATTATTCATTTAGCAGCCCAGCCTGGGGTACGCTACTCTATGGTTAACCCGTATTCATATGTTACGGCCAATGTTATGGGGCAGTTGGTTATGCTAGAATGGGCACGCACTCTGCCGGGTTTGCTCCATTTTCTCTACGCCTCTTCTTCTTCGGTCTATGGGTTAAATACTGAGCTCCCCTATGAGGAAAGCAATAGGGTAGATCAGCCAGCCTCACTTTATGCGGCAACCAAACGATCGGCCGAGCTTGTATCCTCATCTTATTACCATATTTATGGGCTTCCCCTTACGGGTTTACGATTCTTTACGGTTTACGGGCCATGGGGGCGCCCAGATATGGCTTATTATATGTTTGCCAATTGCATCAGGGAGGGTAAGCCTATTACCCTCTACAAAGGTAAAAACCTCTCACGGGACTTTACCTATATTGATGATGTGGTTTTGGCGATTCTTTCCATTGTCAAAAAATCAGAAGAAAAACCCGCAGGTTTTCAACCCCGGGCGATTCTTAATATTGGGAATCATAAAAGGGAAGCCGTTACCGATTTGGTGCATTTGTTGGAGACCAACTTAGGAAAAAAAGCCAAAATAAATTATAAGGACCGCCCTGTTGCCGATATGGAATATACTTTTGCCAGTATTAAGGCGATGGAGGATGATTATGGCTGGTCCCCCACAGTAGGTTTAAGTGAGGGGATAGCGTCCTTTGTTTCTTGGTATATTTATTTTTATTAGTTTTGGTGTTTATGGGGTTGACGTTTGTTGGTTTGGGTGTGTATAGGGTTTTTTGTGATCTGAGTGTCGGTTTTATTTGTTTGACATTTATGGTTATGTGGTATAGAGGTATATCCCTTTTATTTTTTTGATTGGGTTTATTTTTATCGTTTAGGTTTTTGTTAGCCTGTATTTGGTTTTGTTATGGGCTGTTCTGTGATCATTGACAATTATATCGGAATGGAAGGGATATGCTGGCGGCGTTTTTTGCTGCTTGGTTTTTGAGTGGCATGTTATTTGTATATTGATGAGGATTTTATATTCATTGATGTATGGGTAAGCTGGCATATTTTTTAGAATTATGCATATGCGAACCTAGATTTTTTTGAGTGTAGGATCTGTTTTGTTATTTTTGGCTTGGTTATTTATTGACTGAGTTGGGAGTGATGAACCTGAGAGTTTGATCCTGGCTCAGAGCGAACGCTGGCGGCATGCTTAACACATGCAAGTCGCACGAACATTTTGGTGTTAGTGGCGGACGGGTGAGTAACGCGTAGGAATCTGTCCATGGGTGGGGGATAACCTTGGGAAACTGAGGCTAATACCGCATGATACCTGAGGGTTAAAGGCGTGAGTCGCCTATGGAGGAGCCTGCGTTCGATTAGCTTGTTGGTGGGGTAAAGGCTTACCAAGGCGATGATCGATAGCTGGTTTGAGAGGATGATCAGCCACACTGGGACTGAGACACGGCCCAGACTCCTACGGGAGGCAGCAGTGGGGAATATTGGACAATGGGGGCAACCCTGATCCAGCAATGCCGCGTGTGTGAAGAAGGTCTTCGGATTGTAAAGCACTTTCAGCAGGGACGATGATGACGGTACCTGCAGAAGAAGCCCCGGCTAACTTCGTGCCAGCAGCCGCGGTAATACGAAGGGGGCTAGCGTTGCTCGGAATGACTGGGCGTAAAGGGCGTGTAGGCGGTTTATACAGTCAGATGTGAAATTCCTGGGCTTAACCTGGGCGCTGCATTTGAGACGTATAGACTAGAGTGTGAAAGAGGGTCGTGGAATTCCCAGTGTAGAGGTGAAATTCGTAGATATTGGGAAGAACACCGGTGGCGAAGGCGGCGACCTGGTTCATGACTGACGCTGAGGCGCGAAAGCGTGGGGAGCAAACAGGATTAGATACCCTGGTAGTCCACGCTGTAAACGATGTGTGCTGGATGTTGGGCAACATAGTTGTTCGGTGTCGTAGTTAACGCGATAAGCACACCGCCTGGGGAGTACGGCCGCAAGGTTGAAACTCAAAGGAATTGACGGGGGCCCGCACAAGCGGTGGAGCATGTGGTTTAATTCGAAGCAACGCGCAGAACCTTACCAGGATTTGACATGTGGAGGCTGTAAGCAGAGATGTTTATTTCCAGCAATGGACCTCCAACACAGGTGCTGCATGGCTGTCGTCAGCTCGTGTCGTGAGATGTTGGGTTAAGTCCCGCAACGAGCGCAACCCCTGCCTTTAGTTGCCATCACGTTTGGGTGGGCACTCTAGAGGAACTGCCGGTGACAAGCCGGAGGAAGGTGGGGATGACGTCAAGTCCTCATGGCCCTTATGTCCTGGGCTACACACGTGCTACAATGGCGGTGACAGTGGGAAGCCAGGCTGTGAAGCCGAGCGGATCTCTAAAAGCCGTCTCAGTTCGGATTGCACCCTGCAACTCGGGTGCATGAAGTTGGAATCGCTAGTAATCGCGGATCAGCATGCCGCGGTGAATACGTTCCCGGGCCTTGTACACACCGCCCGTCACACCATGGGAGTTGGTTTGACCTTAAGCCGGTGAGCGAACCTTTTGGGCGCAGCCGACCACGGTCGGGTCAGCGACTGGGGTGAAGTCGTAACAAGGTAGCCGTAGGGGAACCTGCGGCTGGATCACCTCCTTTCAAGGATTATCTATGAAGATGATGTATGGCTTTGGTTGTATGTTGTTTTATAGAGATCTTTTAAGATAAAGACCTTCATTGAGGATCGATGGAGGCATATGGATGGCATGTATTGGGGATTTATTCTTTGATACGGAAGCGCCGTCAGCATATCCCTTTCTGTAATGACAAGAGAAGCGGTTTTGGCTTGGATATGATGTTATTGTATTTTGTGGGTTTTTTTAAGGCCTGTGGGATAGGATGGATGATATTCTGGGTTAAAGCGGGCTAGTAGCTCAGTTGGTTAGAGCACACGCTTGATAAGCGTGGGGTCGGAGGTTCAAGTCCTCCCTGGCCCACCATGGAATGATCTGTGGGTTTTATCTGTGGTGTGGTGAATGGGTTACTTCCTGTTTTTGTGCGGTGAGTTATTGAATGGGGGCGTAGCTCAATTGGGAGAGCGCCTGCTTTGCAAGCAGGAGGTCGTCGGTTCGATCCCGTCCGCCTCCACCATGTTGGTGAGTGGGATATTTTTACTGACTTGAGTGGTTTTGGTGTTGTATGGGCATTGTCATTACGGGATTTATAAGGATTAGGATGATATAGCATTTTTACGGGCGTTGGTCTGGAGGATGTTTATATGGTTCTGATGTGTGTTCTTTGTTAGTGTGAATAGGATAGAGCGTCTGTGGGCGTTTTCACTGGAGGGTTGGTCTGACCCTTTCTGTGGTTATGGGATGTTTCTGTGAAGGGGCATTTTGTAGTCATGGATTGTTAATCTGGTGGATTTGATACGTTCATGGATGAGAGAGAAGAGAGTCTTTTATTATGGGATATGTGTGGATGATTTCTGTGCATATTGTGTAAGGGAAGCAAGAGAAGGGCATTTGGTGGATGCCTTGGCATCAGGAGGCGATGAAAGACGTAGCACGCTGCGAAAAGCTGTGGGGAGCCGCGAGCAGGCTTTGATCCACAGATATCTGAATGGGGCAACCCACCCCTTTGGGGTATCATAATCTGAATTCATAGGGTTATGAGGCGAACCCGGGGAACTGAAACATCTCAGTACCTGGAGGAAAAGACATCAACAGAGATTCCGCTAGTAGTGGCGAGCGAACGCGGAGCAGGCCAGTAGCATGAGCTGTATTGAGCAGAACGGATTGGAAAGTCCGGCCAGAGACGGTGATAGCCCGGTATGTGGAGAGAGGTTTATGTTCTTGAGTAGGGCGGGACACGTGAAATCCTGTCTGAACATGGGGGGACCACCCTCCAAGCCTAAATACTCCCTGATGACCGATAGTGAACAAGTACCGTGAGGGAAAGGTGAAAAGCACCCCGACAAGGGGAGTGAAAGAGACCTGAAACCGAATGCCTACAAACAGTCGGAGCCTCTTATGGGGTGACGGCGTACCTTTTGTATAATGGGTCAGCGAGTTTCTGTTTGCAGCGAGCTTAAGCCGATAGGTGTAGGCGTAGCGAAAGCGAGTCTGAATAGGGCGTTAGTTGCTGGCAGAAGACCCGAAACCGAGTGATCTAGCCATGGCCAGGCTGAAGGTGTGGTAACACGCACTGGAGGGCCGAACCCACGCCTGTTGAAAAAGTCGGGGATGAGCTGTGGCTAGGGGTGAAAGGCCAATCAAACTCGGAGATAGCTGGTTCTCCGCGAAATCTATTGAGGTAGACCGTCATGTGTTTACTCTCGGGGGTAGAGCACTGGATGGGCTAGGGGGGCCCAAAGCCTTACCAAACCTAACCAAACTCCGAATACCGG carries:
- the dps gene encoding DNA starvation/stationary phase protection protein Dps; translated protein: MTTKPSLRSTRNSLPSNTKTVSIQLLNARLADGIDLALTIKQAHWNIKGSSFYGVHTMLDTFRGELDNFNDTMAERVAALGGIALGTVPDVSKSKLPTYPTNVLKIPDHVHALIERYAAFTQSIRENIDAADEAGDMDTADIFTEISRGIEKQLWFLESLVYDEK
- a CDS encoding NAD-dependent epimerase/dehydratase family protein; protein product: MTVVITGVAGFIGFHVAQALLAHHYRVIGVDNLVPYYDPTLKKGRLELLRRHKNFIFKEIDVSLAENVKAMDPYKKDVRFIIHLAAQPGVRYSMVNPYSYVTANVMGQLVMLEWARTLPGLLHFLYASSSSVYGLNTELPYEESNRVDQPASLYAATKRSAELVSSSYYHIYGLPLTGLRFFTVYGPWGRPDMAYYMFANCIREGKPITLYKGKNLSRDFTYIDDVVLAILSIVKKSEEKPAGFQPRAILNIGNHKREAVTDLVHLLETNLGKKAKINYKDRPVADMEYTFASIKAMEDDYGWSPTVGLSEGIASFVSWYIYFY